Below is a genomic region from Candidatus Binatia bacterium.
GGCTTCAGCTTGGGGAAGCGTACGTAATAGAACGACCTGTTATCGGGCAGCCAGCTCGTGACGCCGAAGTAGTACGCGCGGTCGATCGCGTCGGGAAGGACTTGACCCGTCGCAGTCTCGACGACGTGAACGACCGCCGCCTCGGAGCCGCCCTCCGAGATGCCGTATGCGACGCGGTCGCCGTCGAGCGACGGCAGGAAGTAGTTGATCGTGTAGTGCTTACCCGTGGTCGCCAGCGCCTGGGGATCCACGAGGACGCGCTCGGCGCCGCCAGAGATGTTGCGCACGTAGAGCTTGGGCGAGTTGTCGCCCGGATTGAGCTTTTCGTAGAAGTAGTACGGCCCGTCGATCGTTACACCCGTGACGCTCGCGCCCGCGTTGTCGAGCACTTTGATACGATCGAAGAGCTGCTGGCGTGCGGGGCCGAGGCGGCCGAGGACCGCGCGCGCGTAGGCGTTTTGGTCCTTGAAGAAGTTGATGACGACCGGATCCTGCATGTTCTCGAAGTAACGGTACGGGTCGGTGACGGACGTGCCGTAGATCGTCTCCGCCACTGGCCGCGTGGGCGGTACCGGCGGCGGGTTCGGGAACGTCTGGGCCGCCGGCGCGGCGTGGAGCGCGCCGGCCGCGGCAAGCCCGAGGGCGAAGACAAAAACGAAAAGAACGCAACGCAACATGGAGGCGTATTTGTTGGCGTGGCTCGCGCTGCCCTTTATGAAGGATGACAACGGTGGCAAGGTGTGCAAGGTGAGCGCGTGAAGACCCGCGCCGAGAAATACGCCGAGCTGTGCGCGAAGGGCGAACAGGCGAGGTTCCCCGCCGGCCGGGAGGCCGTTGAGAAGCAGCACGCGCGCGGCAAACGCTCCGCGCGCGAGCGAGTGGAGGCCTTGGTCGACGAGGGATCCTTCGACGAGCTGGACCGCTTCGTCGTGCACCGGACCAACGCGTTCGGACTAGACGAGAAGGAGTTTCTCGGCGACGGCGTGATCGCCGGGCGCGCCACGCTCGACGGGCGTCAGATCTTCCTCTTCTCGCAAGACTTCACGGTACTCGGGGGATCGCTCGGCGAGGCGTTCGCGGAGAAGATTTGCAAGGTGATGGACCTAGCGCTGCGCACCGGATCGCCGCTGATCGGCATCAACGACTCGGGCGGCGCGCGCATTCAAGAGGGTGTCGCTTCGCTGGGCGGGTACGCCGAGATCTTTTGGCGCAACGTGCAGGCCAGCGGCGTGATTCCGCAGATCAGCCTCATCGCCGGGCCATGCGCCGGCGGCGCCGTGTACTCGCCCGCGATCACCGACTTCATCTTGATGACGGAAAAGATCTCGCAGATGTTCATCACGGGTCCCGAGGTTATCAAGACCGTCACGGGCGAGGAGGTCACGTTCGAGGAACTCGGCGGCGCGATGACCCACGCCACGCGCAGCGGCGTCGCGCAGCTGGTCGCCACCGACGAGGATCATCTCGTCGAGCTGACGCGCGCGCTCTTCTCGTTCTTGCCGCAGAACAACCGCGAAAAATCTCCGCGCTTCGACTGCGACGACGACCCGCAGCGTGTCGCGAGCAGGCTGGACGACGTCGTGCCCGACTCGCCCAACAAGCCCTACGACATGCACGAGGTCGTAGAGGGTGTAGTGGACTACGGTGACTTCCTCGAGATCGCGCCGCTGTACGCGCAGAACATCATCTGCGGGTTCGGGCGGATCAACGGAGAGACGGTCGGGATCGTGGGCAATCAGCCCAACGTGCTGGCCGGCGTACTCGACACGCGCTCGTCCGTGAAGGCGGCGCGGTTCGTGCGCTTCTGCGACGCGTTCAACGTCCCACTCGTGACGTTCGTCGACGTGCCGGGCTTCTTGCCGGGAACCGACCAGGAGTACGACGGCATCATCCTGCACGGCGCGAAGCTGCTCTACGCGTACGCGGAGGCGACAGTCCCGAAGATCACGGTCATCACGCGCAAGGCGTACGGCGGCGCGTACGACGTCATGGCCAGCAAACACATTCGCGCCGACGTCAACCTCGCGTGGCCGACGGCGGAGATCGCCGTGATGGGCGCGGAGGGCGCGGTCAAGACGATTTTCCGGCGCGAGCTCGCCGCCGCGAACGACAAGGACGCGAAGATGCAGGAGCTCGTCGACGAGTACACGGAGCGCTTCGCGAATCCGTACATCGCCGCGCAGCGCGGCTACGTGGACGACGTGATCGAAGCCAGCCGGACGCGCGGCGCGCTGGCGACGGCGCTCGAGATGCTGCGCGATAAGCGCGGCCTTCGGCCCGAGCGCAAGCACGGCAACATTCCTTTATAAGCTGAAGCGAGGAGATTGCGATGCCCGATGACATCGAGGTCGAGACCGACAAGCTGCAAGAGCAGGTCGACGACGCGCGCGAGGAAGGCGAGCGTGCCGCGCCGTGGCTGCGTTGGGTGGGGCTGGGCGCGGCGATCTTTGCTGTGGTGGCGGCGGTCTCGGCGCTGCGCGCCGGCGATCTAATCAACGAGGCGACGATCAATCAAATCAAGGCATCGGACACGTGGGCCGAGTACCAGGCCGCGCGGTCGAAAGAGCACCTGTACACGATCGCGGTCGACAATCTGACGGACAGCGGATCGAAGAACGCGGCCCGGTTGCGCGCCTATCGCGGCGAGGTCGCCAATGAGGCGTCGAAGGAAAAGCCGCTTCAGACCGAGGCGCGACGGCTAGAGGAGGAATCGGTCGCAGAGATCGAGCGGCACCACGCCTTCGAGTATGCGGTCGCGCTGCTGCAGGTGGCGATCGCCTTGGGAGCGGTGGGCGCGCTCGCGCGCTCCAAGCTCGCATGGTACGTTAGTCTGGTGGCCGGCGTGGTGGGGATCACCTTCTTTTTTAGGGGCTTTATGTTGTGAAACTGCTTGACGGTAAACGCATCTTGGTGACCGGAGTCGCGAATCGCTGGTCCATTGCGACGGGCATTGCCCGCAAGCTGCACGAACACGGCGCGCAGATCGCGCTCGCGTACCAAGGGGAACGCGTCAAGGACGAGGTCGAAAAACTCGGCGCGGAGCTCGGCGGCGCATCGGCCTTCGAGTGCGACGTCTCGAACGACGAATCGCTCGCCGCGATGTGCGAGGAGCTGCTCAAGCGGTTTGGCAAGATCGACGCGCTCGTCCACTCGATCGCGTACGCCAACAAGGAAGACCTCGTCGGCAAAGTGTTCGAAACCTCGCGCGGCGGCTTCTCGCTCGCGCTCGACGTCTCGTCGTACTCGCTAATCGCGCTCGTTCAGGCGCTGCGCGAGGCGCTCAACGACAACGCTTCGATCATGGCGCTCACGTATCTCGGCGCGACGCAGATCGTTCCCAACTATAACCTGATGGGAATTGCCAAGGCCGCGCTCGAGGCGGCGATGCGCTACCTCGCCTTCGACCTCGGCGACCGCGGAATCCGCGTCAACGCGATCTCTGCCGGCCCGATCAAGACCGCGAGCTCGCGCCAAGTCGGCGGGTTCTCACGGATCCTCGACGTCGTGCCCAAAGTCGCGCCGCTGCACCGGAACGTCACGCCCGGGGACGTCGGCGATATGGCGGTCTTTCTCGCCTCCGACCTCTCGAGCGCCGTGACGGCCGACGTGCACTTCGTCGACGCCGGCTATCACGCAATGGGGCTCTTCGCTCTGGGATGATCGATCTGCCCCTCCGACGCCGCCGCTTCGCCTCGCTGCGCTCGTAAAATGTTCGGCAAGATCCTGATCGCGAACCGCGGTGAGATCGCGGTGCGGATCATTCGCACCGCGCGGGAGATGGGCGTCGAGACGGTCGCGGTTTACTCCGACGCCGATCGCGGCGCTTTGCACGTCGAGCTCGCCGACGAGGCGTGCGCCCTCGGCGCCGCCGCGCCGTCGCAGAGTTACCTAAACGCCGAGAAGCTGATCGACTGCGCGCGGCGATCCGGCGCGGAGGCGATCCATCCCGGCTACGGCTTTCTGGCGGAGAACGCCGCGTTCGCCCGCAGCGTCGTCGAGGCCGGCCTAACCTGGATCGGGCCGCACGCCGACGCTATCGACGCGATGGGGAACAAGCTCCGCGCGCGCCATCTCATGCACAAGGCCCACGTGCCGATCGTGCCGGGCGCGACCGAGAGCGTGCCCGACGTGCGCGCCGCGCGAGCCGCGGCGGAGACGTACGGATTGCCCCTCGCGCTCAAGGCCGCCGGCGGCGGCGGCGGCAAGGGGCTGAAGATCGCGCGCTCGATCGACGAGGTCGAGCCGGCGTTCGAGACCGCGCGGCGCGAGGCCGAGGCATACTTCAAGAACGGCACGATCTACGCCGAGCGCTATCTCGAGAATCCCAAACACGTCGAGCTGCAGCTTCTTGCCGACAAGCACGGCAACGTCGTGCACGTGGGCGAGCGCGACTGCTCGCTGCAGCGGCGCCATCAAAAGCTCTGGGAAGAGGCGCCCGCGCGCGTATCCGACAAGGTTCGCGAGGCGATGCGCGAGGCCGGCGTGCGCGCCGCGAAGGCCATCGGCTACGACTCCGTCGGCACGATGGAGTGCCTGGTCTCGGGCGACGCGTTCTACTTCTTGGAGATGAACACGCGCATCCAGGTGGAGCACACCGTCAGCGAGATGATCTCCGGCCTCGATCTCGTCCGCGAGCAGATACGCGTGGCGGCCGGCGAGCGGCTCGGCTACGGCCAGAGCGACGTGCGCTTCCGCGGCTTCGCGATCGAGGCGCGCGTCAACGCCGAAGATCCCGCGGAGAATTTTCGCCCGGCGCCGGGAACGATCACCGCATACCGCGAGCCAGGCGGCCTCGGCGTTCGCGTCGATTCCGCGGCGTATCCGGGCTGGACTATCCCCGAGCAGTACGATTCGCTCATCGCCAAGCTCGTCGTTTGGGCGCCGGATCGTGACGAGGCCATCGCGCGGCTGCGCCGGGCCATCGACGAGTACGTGGTCGAGGGCGTGCCGACCACGCTGCCGCTGCTGCGCGCATTATGCGACTACGCGCCGGTCGCCGATGCGACGTACGGCACGGCCACGCTCGAAGCGTACGCGGAGACGTGGCGCGAGGCGGTCGCGAACGGACTCGCCCCCTCCGCGCGCAAGCGCAGCGTGGCGTCCGTCCCCGCTCGGGCCGCCGCGCGCCGGCTCGCGCCGCGCCTGGGCGCGATCCGCAAGCGCAGCGCCGCGGCCAGCGGCAACGACGTGACCTCGCCGATGCACGGAATCATCGTCGAGCTCGGCGTCGGCATCGGCGACGCGATCGCAGAGGGTCAGGTCGTTGCCGTCGTTGAGGCTATGAAGATGATGAACGAGATCCGCGCGCAACGCGCCGGAACCGTAACCGCGATCCACGCCGGCCCCGGATCGAGCGTCGAAAGCGGCACGTCGCTGATTACGCTGTCGTAAATCGCTGGAATCAGGGCGGCGCGTTCGTTGATGCTGCACGCGAGGCGTGGATTGTTTGACCGTTTTGGTAGAGCGTCAGCCCGTCGACTGCACCGGAAGCGTTGCGCCCGAACGTGATCCGCGCCTCGACCACCTTGAGGTAGAACTCGTCCTTTGCCGACGCGTAGACTTGAATAGCGGGCTGACTCGTTAGCTGCACGTAGAGCGCGTCGCCGCGCTGCGTGACCGTGAACGCCCCGCCGTCGAGCGGATACGTGCCGACGTATTG
It encodes:
- a CDS encoding acyl-CoA carboxylase subunit beta, whose product is MKTRAEKYAELCAKGEQARFPAGREAVEKQHARGKRSARERVEALVDEGSFDELDRFVVHRTNAFGLDEKEFLGDGVIAGRATLDGRQIFLFSQDFTVLGGSLGEAFAEKICKVMDLALRTGSPLIGINDSGGARIQEGVASLGGYAEIFWRNVQASGVIPQISLIAGPCAGGAVYSPAITDFILMTEKISQMFITGPEVIKTVTGEEVTFEELGGAMTHATRSGVAQLVATDEDHLVELTRALFSFLPQNNREKSPRFDCDDDPQRVASRLDDVVPDSPNKPYDMHEVVEGVVDYGDFLEIAPLYAQNIICGFGRINGETVGIVGNQPNVLAGVLDTRSSVKAARFVRFCDAFNVPLVTFVDVPGFLPGTDQEYDGIILHGAKLLYAYAEATVPKITVITRKAYGGAYDVMASKHIRADVNLAWPTAEIAVMGAEGAVKTIFRRELAAANDKDAKMQELVDEYTERFANPYIAAQRGYVDDVIEASRTRGALATALEMLRDKRGLRPERKHGNIPL
- a CDS encoding acetyl-CoA carboxylase biotin carboxylase subunit encodes the protein MFGKILIANRGEIAVRIIRTAREMGVETVAVYSDADRGALHVELADEACALGAAAPSQSYLNAEKLIDCARRSGAEAIHPGYGFLAENAAFARSVVEAGLTWIGPHADAIDAMGNKLRARHLMHKAHVPIVPGATESVPDVRAARAAAETYGLPLALKAAGGGGGKGLKIARSIDEVEPAFETARREAEAYFKNGTIYAERYLENPKHVELQLLADKHGNVVHVGERDCSLQRRHQKLWEEAPARVSDKVREAMREAGVRAAKAIGYDSVGTMECLVSGDAFYFLEMNTRIQVEHTVSEMISGLDLVREQIRVAAGERLGYGQSDVRFRGFAIEARVNAEDPAENFRPAPGTITAYREPGGLGVRVDSAAYPGWTIPEQYDSLIAKLVVWAPDRDEAIARLRRAIDEYVVEGVPTTLPLLRALCDYAPVADATYGTATLEAYAETWREAVANGLAPSARKRSVASVPARAAARRLAPRLGAIRKRSAAASGNDVTSPMHGIIVELGVGIGDAIAEGQVVAVVEAMKMMNEIRAQRAGTVTAIHAGPGSSVESGTSLITLS
- a CDS encoding enoyl-ACP reductase, encoding MKLLDGKRILVTGVANRWSIATGIARKLHEHGAQIALAYQGERVKDEVEKLGAELGGASAFECDVSNDESLAAMCEELLKRFGKIDALVHSIAYANKEDLVGKVFETSRGGFSLALDVSSYSLIALVQALREALNDNASIMALTYLGATQIVPNYNLMGIAKAALEAAMRYLAFDLGDRGIRVNAISAGPIKTASSRQVGGFSRILDVVPKVAPLHRNVTPGDVGDMAVFLASDLSSAVTADVHFVDAGYHAMGLFALG
- a CDS encoding DUF4337 domain-containing protein; this encodes MPDDIEVETDKLQEQVDDAREEGERAAPWLRWVGLGAAIFAVVAAVSALRAGDLINEATINQIKASDTWAEYQAARSKEHLYTIAVDNLTDSGSKNAARLRAYRGEVANEASKEKPLQTEARRLEEESVAEIERHHAFEYAVALLQVAIALGAVGALARSKLAWYVSLVAGVVGITFFFRGFML